A region of Plectropomus leopardus isolate mb chromosome 16, YSFRI_Pleo_2.0, whole genome shotgun sequence DNA encodes the following proteins:
- the LOC121955759 gene encoding serine protease 23-like: protein MGSNRFLCALLCAAALTLSGVLGKDGISKAHRWTRQSVPLLLETHTEPLNTALFRGQEGEERGGTLCGIECQSSLPPLDQTEQERILGYETMYDNGTRTHTDITLRGFNKTSAGTPARTRAHTRRKRQVYGPDGRFVISDSHFITNYPFSTAVRLSTGCSGVLISQKHVLTAAHCIHDGKDYLENARRLRVGVLQLKTKKRRGGRRRGGRRRGGRREEVEVQVMEEDEEQNSIDGDVVSGRKGGKGRRRRGRREGDHGSMGESERGGKQRSRIRRSEPGKQPVFRWTRVKQTKIPQGWIQTKSSTKSLSPDYDYALLELKRPLKQKHMELGVAPSATFPARIHFSGYDADKSLLDGRGDEKVVYRFCSVAKESDDLMYQHCDAQLGATGAGVYVRLRQEAGGEGRGGKWQRKVIGVYSGHRWVEVEGGEQKDFNVAVRITPPKYAQICHWIHGDPSLCKEV from the coding sequence ATGGGATCCAATCGCTTCCTGTGCGCgctgctctgtgcagcagctctGACGCTTTCTGGAGTTTTGGGTAAAGATGGGATCAGCAAGGCGCACAGGTGGACCAGACAGAGCGTCCcactgctgctggaaacacacacagagcctctAAACACAGCTTTGTTCAGGGggcaggagggagaggagagaggagggacacTCTGTGGAATAGAGTGTCAAAGCAGCCTGCCCCCTCTGGACCAGACTGAGCAAGAGAGGATTCTGGGATATGAGACTATGTATGACAATGGCACCCGCACGCACACAGATATCACTTTGCGGGGTTTCAACAAGACGTCTGCAGGAACACCGGCCCGCACACGGGCTCACACTCGCAGGAAACGACAGGTTTATGGACCTGATGGACGCTTTGTGATCTCTGACTCGCACTTCATCACCAACTACCCTTTCTCCACCGCCGTCCGTCTCTCCACAGGCTGCTCCGGCGTCCTGATATCCCAGAAGCACGTGCTGACAGCGGCACACTGCATCCATGACGGGAAGGACTACCTGGAGAACGCCAGGAGGCTGAGAGTCGGGGTGCTGCAGCTGAAGACCAAAAAGCGACGAGGGGgtaggaggagaggagggcggCGGAGGggtgggaggagagaggaggtggaggtgcaGGTGatggaggaagatgaggagcaGAATAGTATAGATGGAGATGTGGTGAGTGGTAGAAAGGGAGGCAAAGGCAGGAGGCGCAGGGGAAGAAGAGAGGGTGATCACGGGAGTATGGGTGAgtcagagagaggggggaaacaAAGAAGTCGTATTCGACGCAGTGAACCTGGAAAGCAGCCCGTCTTCCGTTGGACACGagtcaaacaaaccaaaatccCTCAAGGATGGATCCAAACCAAGAGCTCCACCAAATCACTGTCCCCCGACTACGATTACGCCCTCCTGGAGCTCAAGCGACCcctaaaacaaaagcacatggagCTGGGAGTGGCGCCCTCTGCCACCTTTCCAGCACGGATCCACTTCTCAGGCTACGATGCAGACAAAAGTCTGCTGGACGGGCGTGGAGATGAAAAAGTGGTCTACCGGTTTTGTTCGGTGGCAAAGGAGTCTGACGATTTGATGTACCAGCACTGTGACGCGCAGCTGGGCGCCACAGGTGCAGGCGTTTATGTTCGGCTGAGACaggaggcaggaggagaaggCAGGGGAGGGAAGTGGCAGCGGAAGGTGATTGGGGTGTATTCAGGCCATCGGTGGGTAGAGGTGGAGGGAGGCGAGCAGAAGGactttaatgttgcagtgaGGATAACTCCGCCCAAATACGCCCAGATCTGCCACTGGATCCACGGAGATCCAAGTCTCTGTAAGGAGGTTTGA